GGTGGTATCCCGTGGCCGGCGAGGTCGGCAACGACTTCGCGGATCTGCCGGTGCTGGCCAACGAGAATCTGAACCGTAACCGGATTCGGGCGCTGGAGCCGTGGCCGGTGGAGCGGGCGCGCGCGTACTCACCGGAGTTCGTGGCCGGGCATCTGTGCCGCACCTACGACAAGGATGCCGAGGAGTCGTTCCCGGAGGCGCGGCAGCGCATTGAATCCGCCATCGAGGCGACCGTGCGCCGCGACATCGGCGGCGACCACCAGCGCATCCATCAGTTGAACACCTCGTGGAACTGGTTGGCGTACAAGCATGTGCTGCTGCCGATCTGGCTGCTGACCGTCGTCTACATGAACCAGCCGTACCAGGTGTACATCAACGGCCTCACCGGCGAGGTGTCCGGTGACCGGCCGTGGAGCAAGGTGAAGATCGCCGCCGCCATCGCGGCGGTGCTCGCGGTCATTGCCGTGCTCATCGGCGCGTTCGCCGCCACGCGCGGGCATCACACCCCGGCGCATCCGGCCGGGCACAGTACGGTCGCGCCGCCGCATCCCACCACGCATCGTTGAAAGTGAGCCGTCCATGCTGATTTTCGTGCTCGTCGTGCTGATCCTGCTGGGTGCGGCGGTGGGCGGCGTGCTGCTGCTGTCGCGCCGCCAGCGCGCGGCCACGGCGTCCGCCAACGAGGTGATTCCCGGTACCCCCACCCGTGCCCCCGCGTCCTGGGCGGGTTCGCACGATCCGGAAGCACGCCTGCACCGCCGGCTGCGCGACGCCATGACCGCGGTGCGCACCGCCAACTCCCTCGACGACGGCACCACCATCGTGCTGCGCGCCGAACTGGAACAGGCCGCCCTGGCCTGGGACGATCGCCTGGTGGCCATCGCCGCCCTGCCCGCCGCCGCCCGTGAGAGCCAACGCGCGACGGCCACGCAAGGTGTCGAGACGGTCGAAGCCGCTGTCGCCCAGTACGTTTCGGCCGCCACCCAGCGCACCGCCGCCGACGTCGCCGCCGGCCTCGACGCGGCGAGCGCTCAGCTGCGCATCGAGGCCGAGATCCGCAAATCCTTGGAGGCGGGCCCGGCGTGACGGCCTGAGCGGGCAGGCCAACTCGGACCGTGCTCTACGGCGAATCCAGTTCTGTCAGTGAGCGAATGACCGTGATGCCACCGCCCACGGCGGCGATGCGCTCACCCGCGTGCATGCCGAGCCCGCCGCGGTCGAGCCAATACGCCCGCAGCCCGGCCTCTCTCGCGCCGAGCGCGTCCACGTCGTAGCGGTCGCCGACATAGGCGACCTGCTCCGGTGGCAGTCCCAGCAGCTCGCAGCCGGCGTGGAAGATCGCCGCTTGCGGTTTGGCCGCACCGAATTCGTCCGAGCACAGGATCGCATCCCCGAAGTGGTGCAGCAGTTGTACCGCCCGCAACTTGCCGGTCTGATAGGGCAGCGACGCGTTGGACACCACGCCCAGCGCGACCTGACCCTCCAGTCCCCGCAGCACCGACGCCACCTCCGGAAACGCCGACCAGGCCGTATCCCGCAGCGCCGCATAGCGCGCGAACCACGCCGCCGGGTCATCGGCCGCCAGCCCCAGGTGCGACAGAAACCGCTGCGTCCGCACCAGCTGCTGCCCCTTGAAGGTGAGCTCCCCGCTCAGAAACCGCGGATACTCCTCCTCTTCGATGGCACGCCACAGCGCCACCGCCGCATCCGCCGACTCGAACCGGTCGAGGGCCCCTTCCGCCGCGAGATGCTTCAGAATCCCGACCCGCGCCGACCCCGAATAGTCGACGAGCGTGTCATCGACATCGAACAGGATCCCCCGAATCGTCATGCGCGCGTCCCGATCACCACGGTGGCCCCCATCTCCGCACACTCCGCCACCCGTGCCACCAGCCCATGCCCGGTCATGATCGCCACCGCCGCCGCGGCCTGTCCTTCGCTCTCCTCGACCAGCAGATGCCCGCCCGGCGCCAGCCACTCACCCGCCACCGCCGCGATCCGCCGCAACACATCCAACCCATCGACCCCGCCGTCGAGCGCCCGCCGCGGCTCATGATCCCGCGCCTCCGGCGGCATCCCCGCGATCTCCCCGGACGGCACATACGGCGTATTCGCCAGCAGAACATCCACCCGCCCAGCCAATTCCGCCGGCACCGCCTCGAACAGATCCCCCTCGAAAACCCGCCCGCCCACCGCCTCCAGATTCGTCCGCGCACAGCCGACAGCCGCCGGCTCGATATCGGCAGCAATCAAATCCACCGAAATCCCTTCGGCAGAAAGTTCTTTCACAAACGCCAACCCCAGAGCCCCACAGCCACAACACAGATCAAGCGCGACGAGCGGCCGGCCGGCAGTGCCGCGCGCTCCGTTGCCGGCACCCCCCGCCGCATCGGGGCCCCCATCCCTCGTCATCCCGGCGTGCTCTTGGCCGGGATCCACCCCAACCGTGTGGATTCTGGCCAAGAGCATGCCGGAATGACGGGGATGATCACCGCGTGAGTCGGACTTGGCTCGGGCCAAGGCGATCGCCTGTTCGACGAGGAAGGCCGTGCGTTGCCGGGGGACGAAGACGCCCGGGGCGACGGCGACGCGGAGGCCGCGGAATTCGGTCCAGCCCAGGAGGTGTTCGAGGGGGAAGCCGGCGATGCGTTGGGCGACAAGGGATTCCAGGTGGGCCGGGTCGGTGGCGGCGGCTTGGAGGAGGGCGGCTTCGTCCTCGGCGAACACGCAGCCGGCCGCGCGGAGGCGGGCGATCAGCGTGTCGGTGTCGGGGGAGCTCACCGGGATATTGTGCACGCCCGGACGACTGCGCAGGTGGGGCAGGGTCCGGGCGTGGAAGAGCGGGTGCGGGTCAGCGTTCGGCGGGCAGGCGCAGGACGCGGCTGGCGTCGAGGTAGATGCCGCGCTGGTTGTTGCGGGCCGGGGGCGGCAGCTGGGAGACCAGCTGTTCGAGGGAGGTGGTCGCGCCGATGACGGGCATGCCGGCCACGATGAAATCGGCGACGGCGCGGCGAATGTGGTTGGGGGAGGTCACCACGATGACGCTGGTCGCGCCCGCGTCCTTCAGCATGGACACGCCATAGAGGGCGTTCTGCACGGTGGATCCGGCGCGATGGTCGGTGAGAATGCGGCTGGCCGGAATGCCGTGCCCGATCAGCCAGCCCTGCATGGCCGCCGCCTCGGTGATGCCGTTCTGCGGATTGCCGCCGGTCACCAGGATCGGCGACATCGGCGAGGCGATCGCCTGCAGCCAGGCCGCCTGCAGCCGGTTCTCCAACTCCGGCCGCATCGAGCCGTCGGGCAGCAGCCCGTAGCCGAGCACCGCGATCCCGGTCTGCGGTCCCGCGATCGCCGGAATCGGATTGGGCAGCGTGCCGACAGCGGCCCCGATGGCGCGGAACAGATTCCGGGTGCCGTCCGCCAGGCGGCCGTCGATCCCGGTGAGCCGATTCAGCGCCACCTCGCGGGTGACGAGGTCGCCGGTGTAGTCCGACCAGATCGCCTGCAGTGCCAGCGCCTGCGCGTCATCGGGTGACTCACTGAGCAATTGGTGCAGGTCGGCCAGCCCGGCCGCCTCGTTGCCGCTGGTGAAATTGTCCTGTGCCGAGTTGTAGAGGGCGCCCGGGTCGGCGTGCGCGGTGCCGGTGCCGAGGATGGCGAGGGCCGCGGCGGCCGCCGCGAGAAGGGTGGGAAAACGCCTGGCGATCTGCACTGCTGTCGACCTTTCGGAGGGTGTCACCCATTGCTCTGCTGGCCATCTGTTCAATTAGCTGGCTATTGGCCAGTGGTGAATGGGGACACGATACGACTGAACCCGGCCGTTGTCGGTGATTTGCCGTCCGGATTTCGCGGGTCCGCTCGGTGTCGCGACGCGAGCGCGCGCCCGGGCGGCGAGTCCGGCCGAGCGTCGCTTTCCGATCGCGCGATAGGCTACGGACCCGTGGATACGACTTCGCTCATCGGCAAGGATCTCGCCGCCTCCCTCAACGCCGACACCAAGGCCCGCGCCGCCGCCATCACCGCGCAGGGCGCCGCCCCCCGCCTGGCCCTGGTGATCGCGAACGACGATCCGGCCAGCGTCTGGTACGTGAAGTCCCTCAACCGCGCCGCCGAACGCCTCGGAATCGCTTGCGAGAACGTCGATCTCGGCGTCGACGCCACCGCCGAGCAGATCCGCGCCAAGCTCACCGAACTCTCCGCCGACCCCACCGTCGACGGCATCATGCTGCAGACCCCCCTGCCCAAGGGCGTCGGCCTCGACGACGTCAGCTCCGCCATCACCGCCGCCAAGGACGTCGACGGCGTCAGCCCGTTGTCACTGGGCCTGCTCGCCTCCGGCCTGCCCGGCTTCCCGCCCGCCACCTCCGAAGCGGTCGTGGAACTGGCCAAGTTCCACGGCATTCCGCTCGCGGGCCGCCTGGTCACCGTCGTCGGCCGCTCGAACGTCGTCGGCAAGCCCCTGCTTCAACTCCTGCTCGCCGAGAACGCCACCGTCACCATCGCCCACTCCCGCACCGCCAACCTTTCCGCCGTCACCACCCCCGCCGACGTAGTCGTCGCCGCGGTAGGCCGCGCCGCTCTCATCACCGCCGACCACATCCGCGAAGGCGCCGTCGTCATCGACGTAGGCACCAACGAGGACGACAACGGCAACATCACCGGCGACGTCCACGCCCCCTCGGTCACCGGCAAGGCCGCCGCCCTCACCCCGGTCCCCGGCGGCGTAGGCCCCGTCACCACCGCCCTCCTCATGCGCCACGTAATCCAAGCCGCCGAGTCCACCCGCTGAACAAGATCAGGGAGCTCTCAGCGCGGGAAATCGGACGAAATTCCGCGCTGAGAGCTCCCTGATCTCGAGCTCACCAGTGGGTGGTGACGGGGTCGCCCAGGGAGACGTTGTCGTAGTACCACTCGGCGTCGGCGGGGGCCAGGTTGATGCAGCCGTGGCTGACGTTGGCGTTGCCTTGGGAGTCGACCGACCAGGGGGCGGAGTGGACGTAGACGCCGCCCCAGGTCAGGCGTTCGGCGAATTCGCCGGTGATCAGGTAGCCCTCGGGGGAACTGAGGGGGATGCCGATGGTGCGGGAGTCGAAGGTGACCGACCGCTCGCGCGACAGGACCGGGAAGGTGCCGACGGGGGTCTCGCGGCCGGGCTTGCCCATCGAGGCGGGCATGGTGCGGGCTACGCCGTTGATCCACACCGTGAACGTGTGGTTGGACATGTCCGCGTCCGCGGTGGTGCCGCCATTGGTTTCGAACTTGATATGTCTATTGCCCGCCAGGACCGTGATCGGGGATCTGGTGGGCAGGTAGTTCGCCGGCTGCCACATCAGCTGCCGGTCGTCGAGCCAGGTGAAGTGCCCGGCCAGGGAGTTCTCGGCGCGGACGTCGATGGTGCGCTCGGCCTGGGCGCGGTCGGTGACCGCGGCCGCGAACTGGACGGTGACCGGGGCCGCGATGCCCACCACCTGATCGGGGGCCGGTGAGATCGACTGCACCGCTGGGAGTTTCGGCGCCGTGATGGCCGCACCCGCGGCTCCGGTACCGAGTGCGGCAGCCGCCGCGACGAAACTTGCGACGAACAGACAGCGAATCGCTTTCCGCATCGTTCCATCCCTTCGACAGGGTGTGGGCCTGGGCTCCTGAGCTTATGACCGAATGATCTTTCCCATCCGGAAATGTGCCCGGTTCGTGACATACCCACCGGCGTGGGAACTATGCGAAGTTCGTGTCGCTCCGGTACAGGGGCGGGAAAACGGCTGTACCCCGCTCCATAACGGAACGGGGTACAGCGCAGCCTGATTCGAGGCCGCCGGTGCGAGACCGGCCGCGGCGGGTGCGAGATCAGCGCGTGATGGCCGCGACCACGTCGTCGTGCAGCGCGTCGGCGCGGGCGATCACTTCCTCGATCTGCTTCAGCACCGGTGCGAACTCGGCCCCGGCCGCCCCGTCGAGGGAGGCCACATTGATCGCGATATTGAGCTGCGAGCTGGCTGCCGCCGAACGCGCGCAGTCGGCGGCCGCGCCGATATCGGTCACCACGTTCGGATTGCCGATGGGCAGCAGTTCGCTTGCGAGCGAGACGATTTCGTCGGCCTCGGCCACCACGGCGGCGGGCACCCGCGCGGCCTGCAGCAGCGCCGCGCCGATGGCCTCGCCGCGCGCGGCCTGCTCGGCCTCGGTCTCCTTGGGCAGCTTGTAGGCGGCCCCGACCCCGGTGAACGCGGCCGCGTCGGCGTCGGCCAGCGCCAGCGAGCGCTCGCGGGCGGCGTCGGCGGCCTCGATGATCCGGTCGATGACCGGGCGATTGTCGGCGTCCTTGGCGCGGGTGGTGTAGCGCGCGACCATGGCCACCAGCGCTGCGCCCTGCGCCGCGTGCAGCGCCGCGACCGCGCCGCCGCCGGGGGCGGGCACCTTGGCGGCCAGTTCACCCAGGTACCCCCGCAGTGTCGAATCACCGAAGGTGGTGGTGTCCTGAGTCATGAGCGGTGGCCTCCCTTGGCGGTACCGGGAATTCGATTCGCCGCCTACCGTACCGGTCCGCGCGCGGGTACCGGCACGCCGCCCGGCCGTGGCCGATGCGCACCCACCTACCGACATATGCAATTAGTTGGGTATTGTCCGGGGCATGCGTATCGGATTGTCGATCAACTACACCGACGGCTTCAAGGAGATCGCCGCCGAGGTCGCCGACCTCGAACGGGCGGGCCTGGACATCGTGTTCGTGCCCGAGGCGTATTCGTTCGACGCGGTCAGCGCGCTGGGCTACCTGGCCGCGAAGACCGAACGGGTACAGCTGGCCTCGGGCATCCTGCAGCTCTACACCCGCACCCCCACCCTCACCGCCATGACCGCCGCCGGCCTGGACTACGTCTCGGACGGGCGTTTCATCCTGGGCCTGGGCGCCTCGGGCCCGCAGGTGATCGAGGGCTTCCACGGCGTCGCCTACGACGCGCCGATCGGCCGCACCCGCGAGGCCCTCGAGATCTGCCGCCAGGTCTGGAAGCGCGAACGCCTGGAATACCAGGGCAAGTACTACCAGGTGCCGCTGCCGGAGGGTAAGGGCACCGGCCTGGGCAAGCCGCTCAAGCTCATCAATCATCCGGTGCGCGAGAACATTCCGGTGCTGCTGGCCGCGCTGGGCCCCAAGAACGTGGAGCTGGCGGCCGAGGTGGCCGAGGGCTGGCAGCCCATCTTCTTCCTGCCCGAGAAGGCCGATGCGGTGTGGGGCGAATCGGTGAAAGCCGGTCTGGCCAAGCGTGATCCGGCCCGCGGCGACCTCGAGATCTACGCCGGCCCGGCGCTGGCCATCGGCGACAATGTGGACGGCCTGCGCGAATGGGTCAAGCCGCATCTGGCGCTCTATATCGGCGGCATGGGCGCCAAGGGCAAGAACTTCTACCACACGCTGGCCACCAAGTACGGCTACGGCGCCGAGGCCGACCGCATTCAGGAGCTGTACCTGAAGGGCGAGAAGGAGGCCGCGGCCAAGGCGGTCCCGGACGATCTGGTGCGCGACGTGTGCCTGATCGGCTCGGCCGGATTCGTCAAGGAGCGGGTCGCCGCGTTCCGTGAGGCCGGTGTCACCGCCCTCAACGTGGTCCCGATGGCCGCCACCCCGGCCGAGCGCGTGAAGCTCATCGAGCAGCTGCGCGAATTGGTCTGAGCCACCGGCTGAAAAGCCCCGCGAACACGCCGAAGCCGAGTCCGAAGAATCGGACTCGGCTTCGCTGTTTGTCGGACTCGTGCGATGTCAGCCCAGCGCGGCCAGGGCCTCCTCCAGCGTCGGATGCAGCGAGAACACCTGATCCAAGCTGGTCACCTTCAACTGTCGACTGGTGGCGGGCCCGTCGGCCACCACCGCGATACGGGTGTCCCCGGCGCGTTTGTGCGCGCCCACCAGCACCGCCATGCCCGCGGACGCCAGGAAGCTGACCGCGGACAGGTCGACGACGAGGGCGGTGGGCCGGCCCGCGAGCGCCGCGTCGAGGGCGTTCTCGAGGGCGGGAGCGGTCGCGAGGTCGACGTCACCGGCAACGGTGAGGACCGTCGCCTCGGCGCGCTCGGTGACCGAGGTGGTCATCGTGTCGGCGAATGGATAGCCGTCTCCGGAAGTGTTGGTCACGTTGGTTAAATCTGCCATGTTCCGTCCGTTCATGCCGCATCGTCTGCCAGATCGGTACCGGTTCGGTAGTCGCTGTCGCCCGCGCGGCGGTGCCGGCGGGCCTGATTCACATGCGTCCGGCCGCCGAGAATTCAACGGCGGTCAGTCGCACCGTCATCCGCACCCGGGTGCCCGGACCGGAATGATCGATGTCGAGTTGGTCGGTGAGCGCGCGCATCATGGCGATGCCCCGGCCGCGATGTCCGGGGTCCTCCGGTTGCGGCCGCCACGCGCCGGTATCGGTCACCTCGATGGTGAGGGTGTCGACCCCGCAGTCCGCGTTGAGCCGCACCCGGCCGGGCTCGCCGCCGCCGAGGTAGGCGTGCTCGATGCTGTTGGTACAGGCCTCGTTCGCGGCCGCGATCAGATCCACGGCGGTGTCGTGCGGAACCGCCGCGGCCGAGAGCCATTCGCGCAGCGCGCGTCGAATGCGGGCCAGCTCATGGGGTTCGGCGGGCACGTCCAGGCGCAGGGCGGCCGGCGGCTGCCGGTAGACCACCATGGCCACGTCGTCGTCGTAGCCGCCGGTGGGCCGCAGTCGCGACAGCACCGCGTCGGTCACCTCGCGCGGCAATTGCCCGGCGACACCGGTCAATTCGTCGGCCAGTTCCTCGAAGCGCTCGGCGATGTCGACCCCCCGCTGCTCGACCAGGCCGTCGGTGAACAGCACCAGCGTGGATCCGGGCGCCATCGGGGTGGTGGCCTCGGGACGGCGCGGAATGTCGAAGGTGGCCAGCGGGACCGCGCGCCCGCCCTCGAGCAGGCGGCCGCGGCGGCCGGGCGCGGCCAGCACCGGCGGCATGTGCCCGGCATTGGAGTAGCGCACCAGCCCGCGCACCGGGTCCAGGATGGCCGCGCACACGGTGGTGCACATGGCGCCGGGGATGCGGGCGGCGACGGTGTCGAGTTCGGCGAGCAACTGCGCGGGGCCCGCGCCGCGCAGCAGCAAAGCCCGTGCGGCGGTGCGTAGTTGGCCCATCACGACGGCCGCCGACAGGCCGCGACCGACGCAGTCGCCGACGACCACGCCGATGGTGCCGTCCTCGAGGCGCACCACGTCGTACCAGTCGCCGCCGATCTCGAGCGGCGGCAGCGCGGGCTCGTAGTGCACGGCGAAGCGCGGCGGCAGCTCGATCGGGCCGAGCATGGCGCGCTGCAGGGTCAGCGAGGTGGAGCGGGCCTGATCGAAGTTGCGGGCGCGCTGCACGGCCAGGCTCAGATGCCCGACCAGCAGCGAGAACAGCGCCCAGTCGCCGGGGGTGATCACGCGCGGGGCCGAGAACCGCAGCCACAGCGCCGAATCGCCGCTCTCACCCAGCGGGGCCACCACGCCCTCGGAACTCGTCACCCCCTCCGGGATGGCGAACATGGTGCGCCCGGGTTGCAGCCGCGCGCGGTCCAGCAGGGCGCGGGCGCGCGCGTCGAGCACCTGGCGGGATTCGCCGCCGCCGTCGAGCAGCCCGGCGGGCCGGCGGATCGGCTGCGTGTGATGCGGTGCGACGCCCGCGCCGGTGTACGGATTGTCCTCGGACACATACAGTTCCGGCCCGGTATTGCGGTTGGGCCACACCGATACCACCGCGGCTTCCGCGCCGACCGCGCGGCGCAGTTCCTCGAGCCCGACGGTGAGCACCTCGACCACGCTGGTGGCCGCGCCGACCGCGGTGGCCAGCTGCGACACCGCCTTGTCGCGGGCCTGGGCGTCGTGTTCGGCGGTGACGTCGCGCAGGGTGCCGACGAAGATGCGTTCGCCGTTCTCGGGTTTGACCAGCGAACTGGTCGACACCGCCAGCCACAGGTGCCGCCCGTCGCGGTGACGGATGGGCATGACGAAGCGCGCGGCGTCGGTGCCCAGATCCGGGTAGCGCGGGGCGTCGGGCGCGGTCCACGGGTGGGGGAGTTCGTAGGGGATGCCGTCGGGGCCGTAACCGGTGAGCGCGCCGAACGCCGAGTTGACCTCGATCAGCGTGCCCGCGGCGTCCACGACGAAGAACCCGTCCTGCAGCGATTCCACCAGCGCGGTGCGGAAGGCGTCGCGCCCGGCGAGATCGTCGGCGCGGGAACGCTGTTGCTCGTAGCGGCGGTTGCCGTCGAGGAACCCGCGGGTGGCGACGTCCAGCGCGGCCATGGTCTGCAGCAGGAACTCCAGCGCGGCCTCGGTGCGGTCGGTGCCGTCCGGAATCGCCGCCACGCCATCGTGTTCGAGCAATCGATAGTGGTGTTCGGTCAGGTCGAGAATGCTGACGCCCTCGACCAGGGCGCGGCGGCCGAGCTCGTAGCCCTCCGACAGGGTGTTCTGGTTGGGGGCGCGCAGATGCAGCCGCAACGCGGCGGCGTACGCCTCGCGGAAAGCGGCCAGCACCGTGCTCACGCCGGGATCTCCGTCATGGCTTCACACTCGGAATCGGCTGGGAGGGATGGGAATGCCCGCGGTGACGCGCGGCCAGCACCAGCGCGTCGTCGGTGTCCTTGGCGTGGCGGGCGAGGATGTCGGCGGTGATCTCGGAGGTCGGTTTGGACAGGTCGATACCGTCGCCGAAGTTGGCGGTGATGCCGTCGGTGGACATGAGTAGCAGATCCCCCGGCCGCACCGGCACGGTCTGCGGGGACAGGTTGGGCGGCAGCAGATAGCCGACGATGCCGCCGGTCAGCAACACCGTGGCACGCACCGCGGGTTTGCCGGGCGCGGCGGCGACGATGCGGGATTCGACATTGCCGACGCCCAGCCAGTGCACGCGGTCGCGGGCGTCGAACAGCGCCAGCGAGACCGCCGCGCCACGGGTGTCGGACATGGCGCGATGGCACAGCAGCATCAGCACGTCCAGGGGTTCGGCGCGATTCTCCGAGAGCACCTGCGCGGCGCGATCGGAGGCGTCCGCGGCGGCCGCGCCGTGGCCCAGGCCGTCGAGCACGGCGAACAGCACCGAGCCGCCCCCCGCATCCAACACAACCGACCGGTCGCCCGAAACTCGTTGTCCCGGTAGTGCGCGACCGGCGACGGCCCATTCGACCGCGCCGATGAAACCGTCCTCACGCACCGGTGGGCACCCACTTCCACATTTCGACGAGCGTGCCCTGCCCGGGTTGCGAATCGATCAACATGCCGTCCATCAGGCGTTTGGCGCCCGGAAGGCCAAGTCCCAGACCGCGTCCGGTGGAGTACCCGTCCTCCATCGCGCGCGGAATATCGGCGATGCCGGGCCCATTGTCCTTGGCCTGCACCACCATCGAGCGCCGTCCGTCGCGGTCGGCGACGCCGAGCCGGATCTCGCCGGTGCCCGCGTAACTCGTGATGTTGCGCGCCACTTCGGAAATGGCGGTCGCGATCATGGTGCGATCGGAAAGCGAGAAGCCGAGCTTGGCAGCCATCTCCAGCCCCGCTTGCCGAGCGGTCACGATGTCGTTGGACACGTTCACCGCGATCACCACGTCGTCAGCGGCCACGATCACGACCATCTTTGTGACCGCGACTGTGGATCTTCGTGTTCAGCCACGACAGGCCCTCTTCGAGGTCCAGGGCCGTGTGCATGCCTTCGAAGGTAAGGCCCAATTGCACCATCGCGAAAGCGACTTCGGGTTGCAGGCCCACGATGACCGTTTCCGCGCCGCGCAGCTTGGTCATGTGGGCGATGGTACGCAGCGATCTCGCGGCAAAGGAGTCCATGACGTCGATCGCGGTGACGTCGACAATGATGCCCTGCGCGCGATAGCGGCTGACATAGGTCATCAGATCGTCTTGCAGGCGCTCGGTATCGGCGTCGGTGAGTGCTGACTGCACCGACGCGATCAGATATGTGCCCTGCTTGAGAATGGGTACCGGCATCTGCCCCGCCCTGATTACCGTCCGTCGCGATCGGTGACGCGCGACACCTCGTAGCCGAGCAGGCGCTCCGCTTCTTCGATGCCACCCTGGAGGTCACCGACGGCGTTCATCTTCGACAGATCCAGGCCGATGGTGACAAGGGTAAGCGCGATCTCCGACGACAGGCCGGTAATGATGACATTGGCACCCATGAGGCCGGACGCGTCCACGGTCTGGACCAGGTGGTTTGCCACCGTGGAGTCGATCGCGGGCACACCGGTGATATCGATGACGACCACCTTGGCGCGGTTGGCGCGGATGGCGCGCAGCAACTGTTCGGTCAGCTGCCGGGCGCGCTGGGAGTCCAGCACGCCGATGATGGGCAGGATGAGCAGCTGCTCGCGCACCTGCAACACCGGGGTGGACAGCTCGCGGATGGCTTCCTGCTGCTGGCGGATGACGCGCTCGCGCTCCTGCACGAAGGACACGGCCACGGTGTTGGCGATGCGGTTGGCGGCCGGCTCGTAGGCGTCGAGCACCAGTTTCAGCAGCTCGAAGTCGGACTGGTATTTCTCGAAGAGGCTGCGCGCGAGCACATCTCGCAGCAGCAGCACGATGCCGACGACCTCGTCGGTCTCGACGCCCCGGGGGATGATGCGTTCGGACAGGTCACGCGCGTAGGCCTGCAGCG
This sequence is a window from Nocardia yunnanensis. Protein-coding genes within it:
- a CDS encoding HAD family hydrolase, producing the protein MTIRGILFDVDDTLVDYSGSARVGILKHLAAEGALDRFESADAAVALWRAIEEEEYPRFLSGELTFKGQQLVRTQRFLSHLGLAADDPAAWFARYAALRDTAWSAFPEVASVLRGLEGQVALGVVSNASLPYQTGKLRAVQLLHHFGDAILCSDEFGAAKPQAAIFHAGCELLGLPPEQVAYVGDRYDVDALGAREAGLRAYWLDRGGLGMHAGERIAAVGGGITVIRSLTELDSP
- a CDS encoding methyltransferase — its product is MSSPDTDTLIARLRAAGCVFAEDEAALLQAAATDPAHLESLVAQRIAGFPLEHLLGWTEFRGLRVAVAPGVFVPRQRTAFLVEQAIALARAKSDSRGDHPRHSGMLLARIHTVGVDPGQEHAGMTRDGGPDAAGGAGNGARGTAGRPLVALDLCCGCGALGLAFVKELSAEGISVDLIAADIEPAAVGCARTNLEAVGGRVFEGDLFEAVPAELAGRVDVLLANTPYVPSGEIAGMPPEARDHEPRRALDGGVDGLDVLRRIAAVAGEWLAPGGHLLVEESEGQAAAAVAIMTGHGLVARVAECAEMGATVVIGTRA
- a CDS encoding YdcF family protein, with the translated sequence MQIARRFPTLLAAAAAALAILGTGTAHADPGALYNSAQDNFTSGNEAAGLADLHQLLSESPDDAQALALQAIWSDYTGDLVTREVALNRLTGIDGRLADGTRNLFRAIGAAVGTLPNPIPAIAGPQTGIAVLGYGLLPDGSMRPELENRLQAAWLQAIASPMSPILVTGGNPQNGITEAAAMQGWLIGHGIPASRILTDHRAGSTVQNALYGVSMLKDAGATSVIVVTSPNHIRRAVADFIVAGMPVIGATTSLEQLVSQLPPPARNNQRGIYLDASRVLRLPAER
- a CDS encoding bifunctional 5,10-methylenetetrahydrofolate dehydrogenase/5,10-methenyltetrahydrofolate cyclohydrolase; the protein is MDTTSLIGKDLAASLNADTKARAAAITAQGAAPRLALVIANDDPASVWYVKSLNRAAERLGIACENVDLGVDATAEQIRAKLTELSADPTVDGIMLQTPLPKGVGLDDVSSAITAAKDVDGVSPLSLGLLASGLPGFPPATSEAVVELAKFHGIPLAGRLVTVVGRSNVVGKPLLQLLLAENATVTIAHSRTANLSAVTTPADVVVAAVGRAALITADHIREGAVVIDVGTNEDDNGNITGDVHAPSVTGKAAALTPVPGGVGPVTTALLMRHVIQAAESTR
- a CDS encoding L,D-transpeptidase — translated: MRKAIRCLFVASFVAAAAALGTGAAGAAITAPKLPAVQSISPAPDQVVGIAAPVTVQFAAAVTDRAQAERTIDVRAENSLAGHFTWLDDRQLMWQPANYLPTRSPITVLAGNRHIKFETNGGTTADADMSNHTFTVWINGVARTMPASMGKPGRETPVGTFPVLSRERSVTFDSRTIGIPLSSPEGYLITGEFAERLTWGGVYVHSAPWSVDSQGNANVSHGCINLAPADAEWYYDNVSLGDPVTTHW
- a CDS encoding cyclodeaminase/cyclohydrolase family protein, with translation MTQDTTTFGDSTLRGYLGELAAKVPAPGGGAVAALHAAQGAALVAMVARYTTRAKDADNRPVIDRIIEAADAARERSLALADADAAAFTGVGAAYKLPKETEAEQAARGEAIGAALLQAARVPAAVVAEADEIVSLASELLPIGNPNVVTDIGAAADCARSAAASSQLNIAINVASLDGAAGAEFAPVLKQIEEVIARADALHDDVVAAITR
- a CDS encoding LLM class F420-dependent oxidoreductase gives rise to the protein MRIGLSINYTDGFKEIAAEVADLERAGLDIVFVPEAYSFDAVSALGYLAAKTERVQLASGILQLYTRTPTLTAMTAAGLDYVSDGRFILGLGASGPQVIEGFHGVAYDAPIGRTREALEICRQVWKRERLEYQGKYYQVPLPEGKGTGLGKPLKLINHPVRENIPVLLAALGPKNVELAAEVAEGWQPIFFLPEKADAVWGESVKAGLAKRDPARGDLEIYAGPALAIGDNVDGLREWVKPHLALYIGGMGAKGKNFYHTLATKYGYGAEADRIQELYLKGEKEAAAKAVPDDLVRDVCLIGSAGFVKERVAAFREAGVTALNVVPMAATPAERVKLIEQLRELV
- a CDS encoding STAS domain-containing protein yields the protein MTTSVTERAEATVLTVAGDVDLATAPALENALDAALAGRPTALVVDLSAVSFLASAGMAVLVGAHKRAGDTRIAVVADGPATSRQLKVTSLDQVFSLHPTLEEALAALG
- a CDS encoding SpoIIE family protein phosphatase, which produces MSTVLAAFREAYAAALRLHLRAPNQNTLSEGYELGRRALVEGVSILDLTEHHYRLLEHDGVAAIPDGTDRTEAALEFLLQTMAALDVATRGFLDGNRRYEQQRSRADDLAGRDAFRTALVESLQDGFFVVDAAGTLIEVNSAFGALTGYGPDGIPYELPHPWTAPDAPRYPDLGTDAARFVMPIRHRDGRHLWLAVSTSSLVKPENGERIFVGTLRDVTAEHDAQARDKAVSQLATAVGAATSVVEVLTVGLEELRRAVGAEAAVVSVWPNRNTGPELYVSEDNPYTGAGVAPHHTQPIRRPAGLLDGGGESRQVLDARARALLDRARLQPGRTMFAIPEGVTSSEGVVAPLGESGDSALWLRFSAPRVITPGDWALFSLLVGHLSLAVQRARNFDQARSTSLTLQRAMLGPIELPPRFAVHYEPALPPLEIGGDWYDVVRLEDGTIGVVVGDCVGRGLSAAVVMGQLRTAARALLLRGAGPAQLLAELDTVAARIPGAMCTTVCAAILDPVRGLVRYSNAGHMPPVLAAPGRRGRLLEGGRAVPLATFDIPRRPEATTPMAPGSTLVLFTDGLVEQRGVDIAERFEELADELTGVAGQLPREVTDAVLSRLRPTGGYDDDVAMVVYRQPPAALRLDVPAEPHELARIRRALREWLSAAAVPHDTAVDLIAAANEACTNSIEHAYLGGGEPGRVRLNADCGVDTLTIEVTDTGAWRPQPEDPGHRGRGIAMMRALTDQLDIDHSGPGTRVRMTVRLTAVEFSAAGRM